In Synechococcus sp. KORDI-100, a single window of DNA contains:
- the hemF gene encoding oxygen-dependent coproporphyrinogen oxidase: protein MVRSLLRRVLGPAGKQAASPSQPVLESPPRDSRERARSMVLGLQDEICSGLEALDGESRFTEESWERPEGGGGRSRVMRDGRIFEQGGVNFSEVQGQELPPSILKQRPEAKGHHWFATGTSMVLHPRSPYIPTVHLNYRYFEAGPVWWFGGGADLTPYYPFLEDARHFHRTHQAACDSVHPDLHKVFKPWCDEYFFLKHRGETRGVGGIFYDYQDSNGVLYKGQDGSGPAAAMATELGPRPLGWEQLFSLGQACGRAFLPSYRPIVEKRHSLPYGDREREFQLYRRGRYVEFNLVWDRGTIFGLQTNGRTESILMSLPPLVRWEYGYKAEPGSREALLTELFTKPQDWLGDHSLDDRCRPHHAVY from the coding sequence ATGGTCCGCAGCCTGCTTCGACGCGTCCTCGGCCCTGCCGGGAAGCAGGCTGCAAGCCCTTCCCAGCCTGTACTGGAGAGTCCTCCACGCGACTCGAGAGAGCGTGCCCGCAGCATGGTGCTGGGTCTTCAGGACGAGATCTGTTCCGGTCTTGAAGCTCTCGATGGAGAGAGCCGCTTCACGGAAGAGAGCTGGGAGCGTCCAGAGGGTGGGGGTGGACGCTCCCGGGTCATGCGGGATGGCCGGATCTTTGAACAGGGAGGCGTCAATTTCTCCGAGGTGCAGGGCCAGGAGCTCCCCCCTTCAATCCTGAAACAACGTCCTGAAGCCAAGGGACATCACTGGTTCGCAACCGGGACGTCCATGGTCCTGCATCCCCGCAGTCCGTATATCCCCACCGTTCATCTCAATTACCGCTACTTCGAAGCCGGTCCGGTGTGGTGGTTCGGAGGTGGAGCCGACCTCACTCCCTACTACCCATTTCTGGAGGATGCACGTCATTTCCACCGCACGCATCAGGCTGCCTGTGATTCGGTGCATCCTGATCTCCACAAGGTGTTCAAGCCATGGTGCGACGAATATTTCTTCCTCAAGCACCGAGGCGAGACCCGTGGCGTCGGTGGGATCTTCTACGACTACCAGGATTCCAATGGTGTCCTCTACAAGGGTCAGGACGGCAGCGGGCCTGCAGCTGCGATGGCGACCGAACTCGGACCGCGACCCCTTGGCTGGGAGCAACTGTTCTCGCTCGGTCAGGCCTGTGGCCGAGCGTTTCTGCCCTCATACCGCCCGATCGTTGAGAAACGGCACTCGCTTCCCTATGGCGATCGGGAGCGGGAGTTTCAGCTGTATCGACGCGGTCGTTATGTGGAATTCAACCTCGTCTGGGATCGGGGAACGATCTTTGGGCTGCAGACGAACGGTCGCACTGAGTCGATCCTGATGTCGCTGCCCCCCCTCGTCCGTTGGGAGTACGGCTACAAGGCTGAGCCCGGCTCAAGGGAAGCGCTGCTCACAGAGCTGTTCACCAAACCGCAGGACTGGCTTGGAGATCATTCCCTTGATGATCGTTGCCGACCGCATCACGCCGTCTATTGA
- a CDS encoding cofactor assembly of complex C subunit B encodes MPAGFQSTLLLTVLLAIGLVFFLRAASKDRTTVVDVSSPKPPLEVLETLTQWLEKRGWSRTGGDAERQVLRFRGQVAASRPLAVLLSVLAAIGGACFGLVLQQLIPQWHGWPLLLIGLGPLAGLVYDKRAARSEDLELRLLEGGDDTLKAGSILRLRAHRDELIAIELELSESLELASDGSLLSSPI; translated from the coding sequence ATGCCCGCAGGATTTCAATCCACCCTCCTACTGACGGTGCTGCTGGCCATCGGGCTGGTCTTCTTCCTGCGGGCAGCCAGCAAAGACCGAACCACCGTTGTTGACGTGAGCTCTCCGAAACCACCTCTCGAGGTGCTGGAGACGCTCACACAATGGCTTGAGAAGCGCGGCTGGAGCCGGACTGGAGGCGATGCCGAACGGCAGGTGCTGCGCTTCCGCGGCCAGGTGGCGGCCAGTCGCCCGTTGGCAGTGTTGCTGTCTGTTCTTGCGGCCATCGGAGGCGCCTGCTTCGGACTGGTGCTTCAGCAGCTCATCCCCCAATGGCATGGCTGGCCGTTGCTTCTGATCGGCCTTGGTCCCCTGGCCGGTCTCGTTTATGACAAGCGGGCCGCGCGCTCCGAAGACCTCGAACTTCGCCTCCTCGAAGGGGGCGACGACACGCTCAAGGCAGGCAGCATCCTGCGACTGCGAGCTCATCGCGACGAGCTGATCGCCATTGAGCTCGAACTCTCGGAGTCTCTCGAGCTCGCCAGTGATGGCTCACTGCTTTCATCACCGATCTAA